A region of Anolis sagrei isolate rAnoSag1 chromosome 2, rAnoSag1.mat, whole genome shotgun sequence DNA encodes the following proteins:
- the LOC132765659 gene encoding C-type lectin domain family 2 member B-like yields MVEVQAVEKEKKYDFVNQNGEENIAMNEVVKVPLRSRFLEYLKKGPDLKNTGCYKNERGERIIHNKCLYVVIIVINIMCILLLLFPVRSEERCPDLLPAVLADPCPDDWVGYKKKCYYFSLTEGNWTVGSRHCSSQNASLAVIESQEEKGFLSRYKSPPDHWIGLQKDLGQSWRWVNGSIFTGELFRLREEKGRRCAYLNHNAIASSSCTREEPWICSKEMALPG; encoded by the exons ATGGTTGAGGTTCAAGCtgtagaaaaggagaagaaatacgATTTTGTGAACCAAAATGGAGAAGAGAATATAGCTATGAATGAAGTAGTTAAAGTGCCTTTGCGCAGCAGATTCTTGGAGTATTTGAAAAAAG GACCTGACTTGAAGAACACTGGGTGCTACAAGAATGAAAGAGGAGAACGGATCATACATAACAAATGTTTGTATGTAGTGATTATCGTGATCAACATCATGTGTATTCTTCTGCTTTTATTTCCAG TGAGATCAGAAGAAAGATGTCCAGATCTTCTCCCTGCTGTCCTTGCTGATCCCTGTCCAGATGACTGGGTCGGGTATAAGAAAAAATGTTACTATTTTTCTCTGACTGAAGGAAACTGGACCGTTGGCAGCAGACACTGTTCTTCTCAGAATGCTTCCTTGGCTGTGATTGAGTCCCAAGAAGAGAAA GGGTTTCTCTCACGCTACAAAAGTCCTCCTGATCACTGGATTGGTCTCCAGAAGGATTTGGGTCAGTCCTGGAGATGGGTCAATGGCAGCATTTTCACAGGAGA GCTCTTCAGGCTTCgtgaggaaaagggaagaaggtgTGCATATTTGAACCATAATGCCATTGCTAGTTCAAGCTGCACAAGAGAAGAACCCTGGATCTGTAGCAAAGAGATGGCTTTGCCTGGATAG